The genomic region GAGGGCGACGGCGCAGAGGCGGCGCCCGGTGCCTCCGTCGACGTGCACTATCTCGGCGTCGACTACGACTCCGGCGAGGAGTTCGACTCCTCGTGGAGCCGTGGCCAGTCCATCCAGTTCCCGCTGAGCGGCCTGATCCAGGGCTGGCAGGACGGCATCCCCGGCATGAAGGTCGGCGGCCGTCGCCAGCTGACCATCCCGCCGCAGCTCGCCTACGGCCCGGCGGGCAGCGGTCACCCGTTGGGCGGCAAGACCCTGATCTTCGTGATCGACCTGCTCGACGTCAAGTAGTCGTCGGTGCCGCACGCTCTTCGACGGGCGGCGGCGTTCGATCGAACGAGTGCGATGCACCCGGAGCCCTCACGGCACCGGGTGCATCGCGTCGTAGTGGCGGAAGGTGCGCTGCACGCGCATCAGCACCGCGACGAGGGTGATGATGACCAGGCCGCCGAACGCCATCGGAAACCACAGCGCCACGAGAGCGGTCGCCACGCCCGCGTAGAGGTCGCCGACACGCGGCCCCCCGGAGACGACGACGGTGAACACTCCCTGGATGCGCCCGCGCATGGTGTCGGGCGTGGCCGACTGCAGAATGGTCTGCCGGAAGATCGCCGACACGTTGTCCGCCGCTCCCGCACCGGCGAACAGCACGCAGGCGATGGCGATCGCGGCGACCTGAGGATGCCCGGCGTCTCCGCTCCCGAACCACCCGGTCGAGAGCACCCCGAGTTCGACTCCGAACGCGAGGGTGAACGCGCCGTACACGATCACCGAGCGCCCCACGGCGAGTCCCTGCATGCGCACGTGCCCGAGTGGACCCGAGAACACGCTGCACACCAGTGCGCCGATCGCGAACGACGCGGTGAGCACACCGACGGTGATGGCTCCGCCGCCGAGCAGCAGGGCTCCCGCCGCCGGCAGCATGACGCGCGGCTGACCGAACGTCATGGCGATGATGTCGACGATGAACGACATGCGCACGTTGGGAGCGCGCCGCAGAAATGCCAAGCCCTCGCGCAGTGATTCCCATCCGGGCCGCGCCGCGTCTCCCTCTGGCACGATCGAGGGAAGCGTCGCGATGCCCAGGAACGCGAACACGAAGAGCACGACGTCGACCGAGTAGGTCCACCCGAACCCGACGGCCGCGACCAGCACGCCTGCCAGCGCCGGCCCGACGGTGACCATCACGCCGGTCGAGATGCCGCCGAGGGCGGACGCGGCGGGCAGCAGCTCGCGGGTGAGCAGCCTGGGGTAGATGGCCATGCGGGTCGCGCCGATCACCGTCGCCGCCACGGAGTTGAGGGTGGCCAGCAGATAGAGCAGCCACACGTTGTCAACGTGCAGCCAGGCCAGCAGGGCGATCGTGAAGGTCGAGCCCCACGCCACGATCGCGGAGAGCAGCGCGACGAGCCTGCGATCGAAGACGTCGGCGAGCATGCCGCCATAGATGCCGAAGAACACCATGGGGACGAGCGCGAACAGAGCGACGCCCGAGACCGCGAGCGTCGAGTGCGTGAGGTCGTAGACCTGCAGCCCGATCGCGACGATCGTCATCTGCCCGCCGATGCCGGAGATCGCGCCGCCGAGCCACAGCCGGGCGAAGGGTGGACTCTGCCTCAGCGGGGCAAGATCCACGAAGACCGACCGGCGAGGAGAAGCGGGTCTGTCGTCCTCGGGATTCTCATGCGGCACGGAGTCCGACGCTAACACGCCGCTCCCGTGCGCTCGGAAGCCGTGCTCGTGGCTGCTCCGAGCCGGCCGCGGACCGCGCACGCGTAGGGTTGCCTGGTGAGTCACGCGCGTGAGCAACTGGATCGTCTGCTGGTGAGTGTTCCCGACTTTCCGGAGCCGGGCATCCTGTTCCGAGACCTGGCACCCGTGTTCGCCGACGGGGATGCCTTCCATGCCATCGTCGACGACCTCGCCTCCCGCTTCGCGGGGCAGTTCGACGCCGTGGCGGGCGTGGAGGCCAGGGGATTCGTGCTCGCCGCCGCTGTGGCCTACGCGGCATCCGCGGGCGTTCTCGTCGTGCGCAAAGCGGGCAAGCTTCCCGGCGAGGTTCTGAGGGAGACCTACGACCTCGAATACGGCTCGGCGAGCCTCGAGCTCGAACCCGACCGCCTGCCGGTGGGATCGCGCGTGCTCGTGCTCGACGACGTGCTCGCCACCGGGGGAACGCTCGCCGCCTCATCGCGTCTCATCCAGAGGGCGGGCTACTCCGTGGTGGGCTTCGGCGTCGTGCTCGAACTGGGGGAGCTCGACGGGCGAGCGCGGCTCGGCGACGTGCCGACCTACAGCATCGCCTCCCTCTGACCGGCTCATGACCGGCGCGCGGCTGCTGCCGGCCCGGCTTGATGGCGAGACTCCGTCGAGTACGCGCCGCGCGGGTCCGAGACGAATTCACCCGCACCGTGCGGTACCCGGTGCGCACCGCGTTCTACGCTGAAATCCGTGAGCGCGACCGATGAGCTGGTCGTCGAGGCGGCACGGCCGGAGCCGGTCGTCACGACGGTCCACGGTGCCGTGCGGGGCGAACGCAGGGGCGAGACCTTCGCGTTCAAGGGCATCCCCTATGCCGCACCGCCCGTCGGGCCTCTGCGTTTTCGGGCGCCCGTAGAACCCGAGTCCTGGCACGGTGTGCGGGACGCCACGGAGTTCGGTCCGATCGCCCCGCAACCCATTCAGAGCTATCTCGGGTCGCATCCTCGGCCGATGAGCGAGGACTGCCTCTCGGTCAACGTCTTCACGCCGGAGCTCGGGGGTGCCGGCCTGCCGGTGATGGTGTGGGTCCATGGCGGCGCCTATCACCTCGGCTCGTCGGCCGATCCCATGTACGACGGATCCCGGCTGGCGGAACGCGGCGTGGTGGTCGTGACCTTCAACCATCGCATCGGACCGCTCGGCTACATCGACCTCTCCTCGTTCTCCCGCGGCGACGAGGTGTTCGAGAGCAACGTGGGTCAGCGCGACCAGCTCGCGGTGCTCGCCTGGGTGAGGGACAACATCCGGGGCTTCGGCGGCGACGCCGACCGGGTGACGTTGTTCGGCGAGTCGTCCGGCGCCGGCGCCGTGACCACCATGCTCGCGACCCCGAGCGCCGGAGGCCTGCTGCACGCGGCGATCGCGCAGAGCTCCCCGGTCGGCAGTGTGTACACGCAGCAGACCGCTCGCAGAGCAGCCGAGCGGTTCCTGCAGCGGCTGGATGTCGCGCCGGACCAGGTGCATCGGCTGCGGCGGCTGCCCGTCGGCGCGCTCGTCGAGGCGTGCACCCAGCTCATCGCCGAGACGAGCACGATCGAGCCCGGCACGATTCCCGTCGCCCCGGTCGTCGACGGCGATCTGGTGCCCGAGTACCCGCTCACCGCCATCGCGCGCGGGGATGCGCTGCGAATCCCGCTCGTCATCGGATCGAACCGCGACGAGGCGATGCTCTTCAGGCTGTTGCGCTCGCCGATCGTGCCCAACTCGTCGACGGCGGTGCAGCTGATGGTGGAGCGGCTCGGCACGCCGGAGGCGCTCGCCGTGCCGTCCGGATACCGCGGCTACCCGCGGTTGCGCTCCGCGCTGCGGCTCTCCACGGATGCCGCCTTCCGCATGCCGTCGGTGTGGGCGGCGTCAGGGCACAGCCGCTTCGCCCCGACCTGGCTCTACGAGTTCGACTTCGCGCCGCCGCTGCTGCGAGCGACGGGCATCGGGGCGGTGCACGGCGCCGAGCTGCCGCACGTGTTCGGCACGCCGGTTCCGCGCCTGCTCTCCCTCGGCGCTGAGTCATCGGGACGCCGGCTGACGGAGCGCGTCCAGTCGCGATGGACGACCTTCGCGAGCATCGGCGATCCGAACCCCGCAGGGCTCGACCCGTACTGGCCCCGCTACGACCCGGAGCGACGTCTGACCTATGTGTTCGGCGCGCGCGACCGTGTCGTCGCCGACCCGCACGGTGACGTGCGGCGTGCGTGGGGCGAGAGCATCATCGCCTTCCGGTGACCGGGCGGCCATCTCCGCGCGCCTGCGCGCGGCCCGACCCCATTTGCGAGCCGTCTGCGTGCTGCGCGGCACGCGAGACCGCACGGCTCCGCCCCCGAACAGGGCAGGTAGTGTCGAACGGGTACGCGAACGACGTGTGGTCGAACGTGCTTCTGTTCGACGCGAGAGGAGACGGCCTGTGACGCCGACGAGGAAGACGAGTCCGCGAACCGAGCCGCAAGACGCTCCGGTCGATGAGGAGTTCGCGGTGGCATCCGAGGAGGAGCCGGCCGGCTCGGCCGACGCGAGCGGCGGGCAGGGCGATGCGGGGCATCCTCAGCACGACGGTGCAGGGGAGCAGGCGGTGGAGCAGGGGCCTCTGACGGCGACGCAGCTCCTGAACGACCCGCTGCTGGGCACGCACGACGAGATCATCGCCGACCTCGGCCTCAAACTTCGCTGGGCCGCCATCGGCTATGCATCGCTCGGCATCATCGCCTCATGGCTGGTCGCCGCCCAGGTGGGCATGGCCACCAAGAACGCCGCCGTCTTCGGCTGGGCCGTCGCCGCGACGGTGCTCGTGCTGGCCGGGGCGGTCTGGTATTTCGCGGATGTCTCGACCCGCTTCGCCTCCGTCGCCTCGTATCGCAAGGGCAAGACCCCCCAGGCCATCGCTCGTCTCGACCGCGGGGCCATCGTGGGACTCTACGGCGCGATCGGTGCATGGATCGGCGTCGCGCTCGGCGTTCTGGTGCTCGTCAGCGGGACGGTCACGGCCGTGCTGACGCTGGCGTTCAGCGCGAGCGGCTGGGTGTGGTTCTTCGGCGCGGTGCCTGTCGTGCTGCTCTATCTCTACACGTTCGCGCTGCTTCACTACCGGCTCGTGGAGAAGGCTCGCGACGCCGTCGCCTGACCCTTGCCCATGGTTCGGGGCCCTCGTCCGGCCTGCTAGACTCTTCAGGTTGCCGTCAGAACGGCCGCGGAAAAAGAGCGCCCGGGCATGAGGCCCGCGGCACCGCGCAGCGAGAGAAAGGGGATCGAATCTATGGCACTCGATGCAGATGTCAAGAAGGCGATCATCGAAGAGTACGCAACCCACCCCGGTGACACCGGATCCCCCGAGGTTCAGGTCGCGATCCTGACCAAGCGGATCAAGGACCTCACCGAGCACCTCAAGGAGCACAAGCACGACCACCACTCGCGTCGTGGTCTGCTGCTGCTCGTGGGTCAGCGCCGCCGCCTGCTGGGTTACCTGCAGGAGATCGACATCAACCGCTATCGCTCGCTCATCGAGCGTCTCGGCCTGCGCCGATAGAAGCGGAGTCGAGAAGGCAGCTTCTTCGCTGACAACGCGAACTTCTTGCCTCGGACGGCCCGTCATCTTCACGGTGGCGGGCCGTTCAGGCATTTCCCCACCTTCGCCGTGGTCGTGCCGCAGACAGCGCCCGGCAGACTCCCTCGTCAGCGGCCGAGCGCGGGAGTACAGTGAGCCGCCGCACCGGCTCCCGTGTCGTCGCCCGGCTCGAGGAAAGCCGGCGGCACGGGACAGCCGAGCGACTCTGCCCGTGTCGAGTCAGCGGCGCGGCGCGTCGGCGGCCGTGAGTTCGGCCGCGATCTGCTTGGTGCCGCGGTTCCACGGCGTGCCGTGGCCGGGGAGCACCCAGGTGGCATCGATCGAGGCGAGCTTGGCGTGGGAGGCTCGGGCGGCATCCACATCGTCGGTGAACGGTGCGGGTCCCGGACCTCGGCGTCCGGTCAGCACGTGCCTGGTGGTGAGGGCGTCGCCGACGAAGACGGCGTCGACCGACGGCACGACGATGGCGACGCTGCCTGCGGAGTGTCCGGGGAGGGAGACGATGCGCGGGTTGCCCGGCAGGTCGAGCACGTCGCCGTCGTGCACGGGCACGACCTCTGTGAGGTACTTCGTGCGCATGCCGCCCTTGCGGAGCGCGTACCACATGAATCGAGCGGTGGCTCCGATGCGCATGGTGCCCCACTCGGGATGGCTCGCGACCTCGCCGCGGGCGCGTGCGGCATCCGCTTCGTGCACGTAGACGGGGATGCCGCGCTCGGAGCGCAGTCGTTCCGCGTAGCCGATGTGGTCGGTGTCGCCGTGCGTGAGCACCACACCGCGGATGTCCGCCGCGTCTCTTCCCATCGCCTTCAGTTCGCGCAGCAGATCGGCGTATTGCCCTGCGATGCCGGCGTCGATGAGCGTGAGCCCGCCGTCGCCCTCGACGAGGTAGGCGGCGATGATGTCGTTTCCGACGCGGTGCAGACCCGGTGCGAGTTGCATGGCCATGTCCTTTCGGGGGCGGTAAGGTTGTGATGGCTACGATAGTTAGCCATGATGGCTACTGTCAATAGCCATTGAGTGAATGCGCACGACGACGAAGAACACGGGGGAAGCATGCCTGCACCGAATCGCACGACGAACGACGAGATCGTCGCGGCAGCGCGCCACCTGGTCGAGGACGGAGGCCAGGATGCCCTGACCATGCAGGCCGTCGCCGCTGCGGTCGGCGTGCGCGCGCCTTCGCTCTACAAGCGGGTGCAGAGCCGGGAGCAGCTGCTCGGTCTCGTGGTGTCGGAGGCCGCGACCGACGTCGCCGTGCTGCTGGAGGGCGTCGAGAAGGAGGGCGAGGAGGAGCCACGAGCGCAACTGGTCGCCCAAGCCTGCGCGCTCCGCGGGTTCGCGCATCGGCATCCTCACCTCTTCGGCCTGCTGTTCGGCCCGCTGCCCGATGCGGCTCGCCCGCCGCGCGAGCTGCTGGCCAGGGCGAGCGCTCCCGTTGTGCGCGCCGCGGAGAAGCTCGCGGGAGCGGAGCACGCGCTCGAGGCCGCCCGCACCGTGACGGCATGGGCGTTCGGCTTTCTCACCATGGAGCTCGCAGGGGCGTTCCAGCTCGGTGGCGAGCCCGACGCGGCGTTCGCCTTCGGGGCCGCCGCCGTTGCCGGTGCCGTCGCCCGATCCTGACGCTGCTCGCAGCGCGGCACTGGTCCGCGACGGGGCCGCCGTCGTAGTCTGGCTGAGACGCGTGGCAACGGTGCCGCGCGGGCCGGCCAGCCACAAGCATCCGCCGGTCACGAACGATGAAGGCTGCGTACAACGATGCTCACCATCCGTCCTGATACAGGCACGTCCACCCGAGAAGACCAGCTCGCGAGGCTGATCGCTCCTGACGGGCAGCGTCTCAACGATCCCGATCTGGATCCGTGGGTCGCCGATGTCTTCGAGCCCCAACTGCTCGGCCTGTACGAGGACATGGTGGTCGCCCGCCGCATCGACACCGAGGCCACCGCGCTGCAACGCCAGGGCCAACTCGTGCTGTGGCCGCCCCTGATCGGCCAGGAGGCAGCTCAGATCGGATCGGCCCGTGCCCTCCGGCCGGACGACTTCGTGTTCTCCAGCTACCGCGAGAACGCCGTCGCCTACGTGCGCGGAGTGTCGATGACCGACATGGTGCGCGTGTGGCGCGGCTCGCAGTTCTCGGGCTGGAACCCGTTCGACGTCGGCATGGCCACCCCGACGGTCATCATCGGGGCGCAGACGTTGCACGCGGTGGGATACGCCATGGGCGTTCAGCGCGACGGCGCGGATGCCGCGTCCATCGCCTACTTCGGCGACGGCGCGACCAGCGAGGGCGACACGAACGAGGCGCTGGTGTTCGCTGCGGCATACGGCGCTCCCGTCGTGTTCTTCTGCCAGAACAACCAGTACGCCATCTCGGAGCCGGTCGGGCTGCAGGCGCGGCGTCCGATCGCGGACAGGTCGCCGGGCTTCGGCATCCCGAGCCTGCGCGTCGACGGCAACGACGTGCTCGCGGTGCTCGCGGCGACGCGCATGGCCCTCGACCACGCACGCACGGGGACGGGGCCGATGTTCATCGAGGCCGTCACCTACCGCCTGGGCCCGCACACCACCTCCGACGATCCGACCCGTTACCGGGACTCCGACGAGCTCGCGCAGTGGCGTGCGCTCGACCCCGTCGAGCGCACGAGGGCCATGCTCGAGTCCTCCGGCTACCTCACGGAGGAGCGCGCGGCGGGCGTCGCGGCGAGGGCCGATGCCGTGGCCAGGGAGTTGCGCGAGGGATGCCTCGCCCTGCGCCCTCGAGACCCGCTCACCATCTTCGACGACGTCTACGCCGACGTGCCCGAGTCTCTGCGGCGGGAGCGTGACGCGTACGCCGCCTACCTCGCGTCGTTCGACGGCGCCGACGGCATCGGGGTCGGCGAGGGAACGGGGGCGGCACGATGACGGAGCTCACGCTCGCGAAAGCCATCACGACCGGACTGGCGGATGCCCTGGCAGCCGACGACAAGGTCATGCTGCTCGGCGAGGACATCGGCAAGCTGGGCGGGGTCTTCCGCGTCACCGACGGGCTGCAGGCGCAGTTCGGCCCGGAACGCGTGCTGGACACACCGCTCGCAGAGGCCGCCATCATCGGTACCGCCGTGGGGCTGGCCTATCGCGGCTACCGTCCCGTGTGCGAGCTGCAGTTCGACGGCTTCGTCTTTCCGGGCTTCGACCAGGTCGTCGCCCAGGTGGCGAAGATGAGGTACCGCACGATGGGTGCCGTGCCGATGCCGATCACGATCCGGGTGCCGTTCGGCGGCGGGATCGGGTCGGTGGAACACCACTCGGAGTCGCCGGAGGCGTACTTCGCGCACACGCCGGGCCTTCGGGTCGTGGCGTGCTCGAACCCGCAAGACGCCTACTCGATGATCAGACAGGCGATCGAGTGCGACGACCCGGTGGTGTTCTTCGAGCCGAAGCGCAGGTACTGGTCGAAGGGTGACGTCTTGCCCGATGCGGCAGACGAGCTCTCCCTGGAGCGGGCGCGTGTCGTGACGGCAGGCACCGACGTGACGCTCGTGACCTACGGTCCGCTGGTGCAGACGGCGATGGATGCCGCGCTCGCCGCGGAAGACGAGGGCGTCTCGGTCGAGGTCGTCGACCTGCGCTCCCTCGCGCCGCTCGACGAGGAGGCGATCACGGCATCCGTCAGCAAGACCGGACGCCTGGTCATCGCCCACGAGGCACAGCGATTCGGCGGACTCGGCGCGGAGATCGCAGCGATGGTCACCGAGCGCTGCTTCGACACGCTGCTCGCGCCGCCACTGCGCGTGACGGGCCACGACATCCCGTACCCGCCCTCGGAGCTGGAAGATCACTACCTCCCCGACCTCGATCGCTTGCTCGACGCGGTCGACCGCGTGATGGGGGTGCGGGTGTGAGCGTCGAAGAGTTCGCCCTGCCCGATCTGGGCGAGGGCCTGACGGAGTCCGATCTCGTCGCCTGGCGCGTGACAGTCGGAGACGCGGTGGAGCTGAACCAGATCATCGCCGAGGTGGAGACGGCCAAGGCCCTGGTCGAAGTGCCGTCGCCGTATGCGGGTGTCGTGCGCGAGCTGCACGCCGAGCCGGGGGAGACCCTCGAGGTGGGCGCGCCGCTGATGTCGTTCGAGGTCGACGGTGACGGAGCGGATGACGAGGCACTCGTCGCCGAGGCGGTGGGTGTCGGCGCCGCGCGCGCCGAGGCGTCGGGTCGTCCCGTCGTCGGCCACGAGAACGGGCGGCCGATCGTCAGGAGCGGGTCGACAGCGACCGTCACGGATGCCGTCGACGTGCCTGTGGCCGGTGCCGACGTCGCGGACGGCGACGACGTGGCACGTGACGACGGCCCCGACGGCGACGCGGATCGGCACGCGGGGCCGGCGGAAGAGGAGCGCCACGAGGTGCTCGTCGGCCGCGGTCCGAAGGCACGCTCGGCGAAGCGTCCGCAGCGCAAGCCGCGTACGGGGCGACTCACCGAGCCGGTGGCGTGGGTGCGGCCGCACGGGGTCGGCCGAGGCGCATCCGAGCCCGAGCAGGGCGATCGGGGCGACGGAACACGCGATGAAGGAGAGACGCGAGAGCTCGCGACCGGAGTGCGACGCCGCACGGCGGAGGCGATGGTGCGCAGCGCGGCCGTGCCGCAGGTGACGGAGTTCCTCACCGTCGATGTGACGCGGAGCATCCGTCTGCTGAAGCGGCTCGCCGAGACGAAGGAGTTCCGCGACCGGCGCCTCACGGTGCTCACTCTCGCCGCGAAGGCGCTGAGCCTCGGGCTCGCTCAGACGCCGGAGGCGAACTCGCGCTGGGACGACGCCACGGGTGAGATCGTGACGCCCGCCGGTGTGAATCTCGGCATCGCGGTGGCGACCTCGCGTGGCCTGGTGGTGCCGAACATCCGCGATGCGTCGACGCTGAGGATGCCCGAGCTCGCCGACGCGCTCACCTCGCTCGCCGAGCGCGCCAGGGCCGGCCGCGCGACGCCCGCGGAACTCACCGGTGGCACGATCACGATCACGAACGTCGGAGTCTTCGGCGTGGACGCAGGCACCCCGTTGCTCAACCCGGGGGAGACCGCGATCCTCGCGCTCGGGGCCGTGAACCGGCGCCCGTGGGAGCACAATGGTGCGGTGCGCCTCCGGCAGGTCATGACGTTGAGCCTCACGTTCGACCACCGGGTGATCGACGGCGAGCAGGGCTCGAGGCTGTTGCGCGACGTCGGCCGCATCCTCGCGGATCCGGCGAGTACTCTCGCCCTCGCCTGAGCCGAGCGCTCAGCCACAAGACCACGGTCCCCGGGTGAGCCGGAGCAAGCCGGCGCGCACACATCTCACCCGGGGACCGTGCACTTTGTGTTGCCTCTCACCCCGCCGTGGGTTGAGGAGCACGCGAAGCGCGCGTCTCGAAACCCGCCCACGTCCGGGCTTCGAGACGCGGGAGGCCGCGCCGCTCGCTCCTCAATCCACGTGAGCAGCGTCGGCTCGACCCACGGTCGAAGCGTCGGTTACGGCACCAGGCAGCTCAGCGCCATCTCGCGCAGCAACGCGCCGACGACGGCACGCGGAGGCCGGCTCTGCGTGTGCGCCCTGCTGGAGTGCGGTGTGGAGTTGATCAGGCCGAACACGGCGTGCGCGCGCACCCGCAGCGAGCGGCGGTCCTCGTCTCGCAGCCGCTCGAGCACGTCGACCCACAGTTCGACGTAGGTGCGCTGCAGGGTGCGCACGCGGTTCGCGTCGGCTGCGGCGAGGCTGTCGAGGTCGCGATCCTGCGCACGGATGACGTCGGGCTCGGTCAGGGCGAAGTCGACGTGGAACGCGATGAGCGACTCGAGAGCTGTGCGCGGCGTCGCGGCATCGGCGACGCAGTCCCTGCCCCCGGCGAGAAGACCTTCGCTCACGTCGATCAGCAGTGCGGCCAGCACGGCCTGCTTGTTCGCGAAGTGCCGATAGACGGCGGGGCCGCTGACCCCCGCCGCCGCGCCGAGGTCTTCGATCGAGACGCCCGCGAACCCTCGCTCGGCGAACAGGCGAGCTGCGGCATCCAGGAGCGCCTCTCTGCGGTCGGCCTTGGCCTTGCGCCGGGGCGTCTCCGGCGTCGGGTCCTCGTCGTCGTCGGCGTGCTGGATGCCGGTGTTCATACCGACACACTAGACACTTCGGTTAATGATCGCTAACCTGAATTTCGGTTAGAGAACATTAACCGAAGAGCACGGCGAGCAGATCAAGCGGTGTCGGGCGATCAGCGCGAGGAGGCGCACCAGCGTGTCGATGACAGAGGCTCTGGCCGGAGAAGCCTCGGCTGCGGATCAGACGGCATCCGGTTCGGGTGCGAGCACGGTTCCCACGCAGCGCGAGCTCGTGGCCGATCTGCGCGACCGGCTCGCCCGTGCGGCGCTGGGCGGCCCCGAACGCTCTCGCGAACGTCACGTGGCCCGCGGCAAGCTGCTGCCGCGCGAGCGCGTCGATCGGCTTCTGGATGCCGGCAGCCCCTTTCTCGAGATCGCCCCGCTCGCCGCGATCGGCATGTACGACGACGAGGCGCCTGGCGCCGGCATCATCACCGGCATCGGACTCGTGCACGGCAGGCAGGTCATGGTCGTCTGCAACGACGCCACGGTCAAGGGCGGGACCTACTTTCCGATGACCGTGAAGAAGCACCTGCGGGCGCAGGAGATCGCGCTGGAGAACCGCCTGCCCTGCATCTACCTCGTCGACTCGGGCGGCGCGTACCTGCCCATGCAAGACGAGGTCTTCCCCGACCGCGACCACTTCGGGCGCATCTTCTTCAACCAGGCGAGGATGTCCGCAGCCGGCATCCCACAGCTCGCCGCCGTGCTCGGCTCGTGCACCGCGGGCGGCGCGTACGTTCCCGCGATGAGCGACGAGAACGTGATCGTGCGCGGCCAGGGCACGATCTTCCTCGGCGGACCGCCTCTGGTGAAGGCCGCGATCGGCGAGGTCGTCAGCGCCGAGAAGCTCGGCGGGGGAGACGTGCATTCGCGAGTCTCCGGCGTCACCGACCACCTGGCCGAGGACGATGAAGACGCCCTTGGCATGGTGCGTGACATCGTCGCGACCCTGCCGCCCGAGGCGGAGCCGGCGTGGCGTGTGGTCGAGAGCGTCGCGCCCGCGCGCGAACCGGCCTCCGTGCTCGATGCCGTGCCCGTCGATCTGCAGGCGTCGTACGACGTGCACCTGGTGCTCGACGCGCTGGTCGACGCGCACACGTTCTCGGAGTTCAAGTCCGAGTACGGCACGACGCTCGTGACGGGCTTCGCCAGACTGCACGGGCATCCGGTGGGCATCGTCGCCAACAACGGGGTCCTGTTCAGCGAGTCGGCCATGAAAGGCGCGCACTTCATCGAGCTCTGCGACGCGCGGGGTGTTCCGCTCGTCTTTCTCCAGAACATCTCGGGCTTCATGGTGGGCAAGGATGCCGAGGCCGGCGGCATCGCCAAGCACGGCGCCAAGATGGTCACCGCCGTCTCCACCGCACGTGTTCCGAAGCTCACCGTCGTGATCGGCGGCTCGTTCGGCGCCGGCAACTACTCGATGTGCGGACGGGCCTACTCGCCGCGGTTCCTCTGGATGTGGCCGGGCGCCCGCGTGTCGGTCATGGGCGGCAGACAGGCGGCCTCCGTTCTCGCCACGGTGCGCCGCGACGGGATCGAGCAGCGTGGCGAGACGTGGAGCGCCGAGGACGAGGAGGCGTTCGCCGCACCGATCCGACAGCAGTACGAGGAGCAGGGCAGCCCCTATTACTCCACCGCGCGGCTCTGGGACGACGGCGTCATCGACCCGGCAGACACGCGCACCGTGCTCGGCCTCGCACTCGACGTGGTCTCCCGTTCTCCTCTCCCCGAGCCGGGCGAACCGCGCTTCGGCATCTTCCGGATGTGATCGCGATGACCATGTTCACCACAGTGCTCGTCGCGAACCGCGGCGAGATCGCGCGACGGGTCATTCGCACGCTGCGGGCCATGGGCATTCGCTCCGTCGCGGTATACAGCGACGCCGATGCCGGCGCCCGTCATGTGCGCGAGGCCGACGAGGCCGTGCGCATCGGCCCCGCGGATGCCGCGAGCAGCTACCTGAACATCGCCGCGGTTCTCGAGGCGGCACGTCGCA from Humibacter ginsenosidimutans harbors:
- a CDS encoding TetR/AcrR family transcriptional regulator yields the protein MPAPNRTTNDEIVAAARHLVEDGGQDALTMQAVAAAVGVRAPSLYKRVQSREQLLGLVVSEAATDVAVLLEGVEKEGEEEPRAQLVAQACALRGFAHRHPHLFGLLFGPLPDAARPPRELLARASAPVVRAAEKLAGAEHALEAARTVTAWAFGFLTMELAGAFQLGGEPDAAFAFGAAAVAGAVARS
- the rpsO gene encoding 30S ribosomal protein S15; this translates as MALDADVKKAIIEEYATHPGDTGSPEVQVAILTKRIKDLTEHLKEHKHDHHSRRGLLLLVGQRRRLLGYLQEIDINRYRSLIERLGLRR
- a CDS encoding FKBP-type peptidyl-prolyl cis-trans isomerase, with product MSDSQKTKPEIDAPQGPAPEELVIVDLVEGDGAEAAPGASVDVHYLGVDYDSGEEFDSSWSRGQSIQFPLSGLIQGWQDGIPGMKVGGRRQLTIPPQLAYGPAGSGHPLGGKTLIFVIDLLDVK
- a CDS encoding MBL fold metallo-hydrolase, which produces MQLAPGLHRVGNDIIAAYLVEGDGGLTLIDAGIAGQYADLLRELKAMGRDAADIRGVVLTHGDTDHIGYAERLRSERGIPVYVHEADAARARGEVASHPEWGTMRIGATARFMWYALRKGGMRTKYLTEVVPVHDGDVLDLPGNPRIVSLPGHSAGSVAIVVPSVDAVFVGDALTTRHVLTGRRGPGPAPFTDDVDAARASHAKLASIDATWVLPGHGTPWNRGTKQIAAELTAADAPRR
- a CDS encoding MFS transporter, with translation MPHENPEDDRPASPRRSVFVDLAPLRQSPPFARLWLGGAISGIGGQMTIVAIGLQVYDLTHSTLAVSGVALFALVPMVFFGIYGGMLADVFDRRLVALLSAIVAWGSTFTIALLAWLHVDNVWLLYLLATLNSVAATVIGATRMAIYPRLLTRELLPAASALGGISTGVMVTVGPALAGVLVAAVGFGWTYSVDVVLFVFAFLGIATLPSIVPEGDAARPGWESLREGLAFLRRAPNVRMSFIVDIIAMTFGQPRVMLPAAGALLLGGGAITVGVLTASFAIGALVCSVFSGPLGHVRMQGLAVGRSVIVYGAFTLAFGVELGVLSTGWFGSGDAGHPQVAAIAIACVLFAGAGAADNVSAIFRQTILQSATPDTMRGRIQGVFTVVVSGGPRVGDLYAGVATALVALWFPMAFGGLVIITLVAVLMRVQRTFRHYDAMHPVP
- a CDS encoding carboxylesterase/lipase family protein, which gives rise to MSATDELVVEAARPEPVVTTVHGAVRGERRGETFAFKGIPYAAPPVGPLRFRAPVEPESWHGVRDATEFGPIAPQPIQSYLGSHPRPMSEDCLSVNVFTPELGGAGLPVMVWVHGGAYHLGSSADPMYDGSRLAERGVVVVTFNHRIGPLGYIDLSSFSRGDEVFESNVGQRDQLAVLAWVRDNIRGFGGDADRVTLFGESSGAGAVTTMLATPSAGGLLHAAIAQSSPVGSVYTQQTARRAAERFLQRLDVAPDQVHRLRRLPVGALVEACTQLIAETSTIEPGTIPVAPVVDGDLVPEYPLTAIARGDALRIPLVIGSNRDEAMLFRLLRSPIVPNSSTAVQLMVERLGTPEALAVPSGYRGYPRLRSALRLSTDAAFRMPSVWAASGHSRFAPTWLYEFDFAPPLLRATGIGAVHGAELPHVFGTPVPRLLSLGAESSGRRLTERVQSRWTTFASIGDPNPAGLDPYWPRYDPERRLTYVFGARDRVVADPHGDVRRAWGESIIAFR
- the pdhA gene encoding pyruvate dehydrogenase (acetyl-transferring) E1 component subunit alpha, with protein sequence MLTIRPDTGTSTREDQLARLIAPDGQRLNDPDLDPWVADVFEPQLLGLYEDMVVARRIDTEATALQRQGQLVLWPPLIGQEAAQIGSARALRPDDFVFSSYRENAVAYVRGVSMTDMVRVWRGSQFSGWNPFDVGMATPTVIIGAQTLHAVGYAMGVQRDGADAASIAYFGDGATSEGDTNEALVFAAAYGAPVVFFCQNNQYAISEPVGLQARRPIADRSPGFGIPSLRVDGNDVLAVLAATRMALDHARTGTGPMFIEAVTYRLGPHTTSDDPTRYRDSDELAQWRALDPVERTRAMLESSGYLTEERAAGVAARADAVARELREGCLALRPRDPLTIFDDVYADVPESLRRERDAYAAYLASFDGADGIGVGEGTGAAR
- a CDS encoding adenine phosphoribosyltransferase → MVSHAREQLDRLLVSVPDFPEPGILFRDLAPVFADGDAFHAIVDDLASRFAGQFDAVAGVEARGFVLAAAVAYAASAGVLVVRKAGKLPGEVLRETYDLEYGSASLELEPDRLPVGSRVLVLDDVLATGGTLAASSRLIQRAGYSVVGFGVVLELGELDGRARLGDVPTYSIASL